From a single Nostoc edaphicum CCNP1411 genomic region:
- a CDS encoding cyanoexosortase B system-associated protein, protein MTFFSKFFKENQLSQVTALLLLLVLLAIGGVPGYLTGQWQWKQPPPVTTLNELRQIRKTGLTLPAWQTTEQAEQQIGEHKWSLQVIKKEGSESQAILLLLPQNGPMDQPEVEWTDVNGWGRSRWGKWDVAQSRSAEFTVKPPAKLASNLKTQVKARFFRASTPQQTFAVLQWYAMPDGGNPSPFHWFLADQLAQWRQQRIPWVGVSILMPMEPLGEVETSWSLAQSIGETVQAALMAGPL, encoded by the coding sequence ATGACTTTCTTCTCCAAGTTTTTTAAAGAAAACCAATTGAGTCAAGTAACAGCACTTTTGTTATTGCTAGTGCTGCTGGCAATTGGAGGGGTTCCCGGATACCTGACAGGACAATGGCAATGGAAACAGCCGCCCCCTGTTACTACCCTCAACGAGTTAAGACAGATCCGCAAGACTGGGTTAACCCTTCCTGCTTGGCAAACTACTGAACAAGCAGAACAGCAAATTGGCGAACATAAATGGTCTTTGCAGGTAATAAAAAAAGAAGGTTCCGAATCTCAGGCAATCCTGCTTTTATTGCCCCAAAATGGGCCTATGGATCAACCAGAGGTGGAGTGGACAGACGTTAACGGATGGGGAAGATCACGCTGGGGAAAGTGGGATGTAGCTCAATCTCGTTCTGCTGAATTTACTGTGAAACCACCTGCAAAGTTGGCATCTAATCTCAAAACTCAAGTAAAAGCTAGGTTCTTTCGCGCCTCCACACCACAGCAAACCTTCGCTGTCTTGCAATGGTACGCTATGCCAGATGGCGGAAATCCATCACCTTTCCACTGGTTCTTGGCGGATCAATTGGCACAGTGGCGTCAGCAACGCATTCCTTGGGTGGGTGTGAGCATTCTCATGCCAATGGAACCTTTGGGGGAGGTAGAAACATCTTGGTCTTTAGCCCAGTCGATTGGGGAAACAGTACAAGCTGCATTGATGGCAGGGCCTTTGTAG
- a CDS encoding GumC family protein, producing MTPPIVKRYLIAFDKYKWIGLASFALVVAGSTVVAMQPEPPTSYIASAALTYSGPPVSFSATGSEIQQQGKELNEEVLLSNQIIAAVAEKVGVKPQKLGASVVLSVPKKNPRSGELESSILELKYVDGDAKRAIQVLTELMQAMVKLSSDINTGRLQAIIEKINDRTPQTKRELQVAEQKLEQYDRIERTAILAAENGSLLSAITASQNLQRQIQLTISGVDGQLRSLQNKLGLTVGQAYISSALSADPIIGNLRAQIYQSESQIAVLRKDLRPEHPTMVQLLRQKQAAEELLQQRASEVLGGDGTAAPLQGSVAGIRTQSSLDPARQQLANQMVSLQTQQETLQQQLTQEIQQEARLRQEYSLIPNKQLERSRLEQEVALKKAIYDQMQVKLTDAKTAEAETTSSLSIARRPTVTVDLKPPKSVPITLAVGGFLGLVIGGGVIFLLGALEGTFKTREDIRQSLKQREVAVLGELPLMPVDDLDQDAVPVLFSQDSPYLEFYEKFRSNLRRIGGKNLKVVLITSTSSLEGKTTSAYNLGVASARAGKRTLIIETDLRSPSRCTSLNVIPDPEATIEPLRYYANLSECIRLVPDVENLYIVPSPGPVRQSAAILESSEMRRLMEDVRERFDLVILDTSPLSISNDPLLIQPYSDGIVLVARPHYTQENMLGEAIDQLVEAELGLLGAIINGADIIVSAPEQVAPSSTSSTFTSEVEESEEVSASANKN from the coding sequence ATGACCCCACCAATTGTTAAGCGCTATCTTATTGCTTTTGATAAGTACAAGTGGATTGGACTAGCTAGTTTTGCTTTAGTTGTAGCAGGGTCAACTGTGGTGGCTATGCAACCAGAGCCACCTACTAGCTATATAGCATCTGCTGCACTTACTTATAGTGGCCCACCAGTTTCTTTCTCTGCAACTGGTAGTGAAATCCAACAGCAAGGAAAAGAACTGAATGAGGAAGTTTTACTATCAAACCAAATAATTGCAGCAGTGGCAGAAAAAGTTGGTGTCAAACCGCAAAAGCTCGGTGCCAGTGTTGTCCTTTCTGTACCTAAAAAAAATCCTAGGAGTGGAGAATTAGAATCTAGTATCTTGGAATTGAAATATGTCGATGGTGATGCCAAGCGAGCTATACAAGTCTTGACAGAATTGATGCAAGCAATGGTCAAGTTGAGCAGTGATATTAATACTGGGCGATTACAAGCAATTATTGAAAAGATTAACGATCGCACACCACAAACTAAACGGGAACTGCAAGTTGCTGAACAGAAGTTGGAACAGTACGATCGCATAGAGCGAACAGCAATATTAGCAGCGGAGAATGGCAGCTTGTTAAGCGCTATTACTGCCAGCCAAAATCTCCAACGGCAAATTCAATTAACTATTTCTGGGGTTGATGGGCAACTTCGTAGTTTACAAAATAAGTTAGGCTTAACAGTCGGACAGGCTTATATTTCTTCTGCTTTGAGTGCTGATCCCATAATTGGTAACTTGCGAGCGCAAATTTATCAAAGTGAGTCACAAATCGCCGTCCTCAGAAAAGATTTGCGACCGGAACACCCAACGATGGTTCAGTTGCTACGTCAGAAACAAGCTGCGGAAGAATTGCTGCAACAACGTGCCTCTGAGGTATTAGGTGGTGATGGTACGGCCGCTCCGCTTCAGGGTAGTGTTGCAGGTATTCGCACCCAAAGCAGCTTAGATCCAGCCCGCCAGCAATTGGCAAACCAAATGGTGTCTTTGCAAACCCAACAGGAAACGCTACAACAACAACTAACTCAAGAAATCCAACAAGAAGCGCGACTACGGCAAGAGTATTCTTTGATACCCAATAAGCAATTGGAGCGATCGCGTTTAGAACAAGAGGTTGCGCTCAAAAAAGCTATCTATGATCAAATGCAGGTGAAGCTAACCGATGCTAAAACCGCAGAGGCAGAAACTACCAGCAGTCTCAGCATTGCCAGACGCCCCACAGTCACCGTTGATCTCAAACCTCCGAAGAGTGTGCCTATTACCCTTGCTGTGGGTGGTTTCTTGGGTCTGGTGATTGGTGGCGGGGTAATATTTTTGTTGGGAGCGCTGGAAGGGACTTTCAAAACCAGAGAGGATATCCGCCAGAGTCTCAAGCAACGGGAAGTGGCAGTGTTGGGAGAATTGCCTTTAATGCCAGTTGATGATTTGGATCAAGATGCAGTGCCAGTGTTATTTTCCCAGGATTCTCCTTATTTAGAATTTTATGAGAAATTCCGTAGTAATCTGCGCCGGATTGGTGGTAAAAACTTAAAGGTGGTGTTGATTACTAGTACCAGTAGCCTAGAGGGTAAAACGACAAGTGCATATAACTTGGGTGTAGCTTCAGCCCGTGCAGGCAAAAGAACCTTAATTATCGAAACAGATTTGCGATCGCCTTCCCGTTGTACATCCCTGAATGTAATTCCTGATCCTGAAGCAACTATTGAACCCCTGCGTTATTACGCTAACTTGAGTGAATGTATTCGTTTAGTGCCTGATGTAGAAAATTTATACATTGTCCCCAGCCCTGGCCCTGTACGGCAATCCGCTGCTATTCTTGAATCTAGCGAAATGCGGCGGCTGATGGAGGATGTGCGCGAACGCTTCGATTTAGTAATTTTAGACACTAGCCCTCTCAGTATATCTAATGACCCTTTATTAATCCAACCCTACAGCGATGGGATCGTACTAGTAGCGCGACCACACTATACACAAGAGAACATGCTAGGTGAGGCTATTGATCAATTAGTGGAAGCTGAACTAGGGTTATTGGGAGCAATTATTAATGGTGCTGATATCATCGTTTCTGCACCTGAACAAGTTGCACCATCATCAACAT
- a CDS encoding polysaccharide biosynthesis/export family protein: protein MRGFSALCCVSLQVGVFLTTPIQLVVAQPFPPQGQSPRQPPSPVPGTEFVPPGANDEISPQLSRYLLGPGDIIGVVLQRPPGPYRLGIGDGISVSVQRFPDLSFQALINPEGNIVVPLLGTVFLQGLTLQEAQEKIRLGLNRYVVDPVIVLALATQRQDFGFQAVISPEGNIVVPQVGTVSLQGLTLEEAQEKIRLGLSRIFPDPIVVVSLAGTRPVQVTISGEIFRPGIYPINSTTPRVADALLISGGSTLNADLRQVQIRRKLIDGSVISQTIDLYAALQNGGSIPNLRLQDGDAILVPRREVGNDDGYDRNLVARSSLAVPQIRVRVLNYAAGGISIQALPNGSTFVDALGGVNLDTANLRDIALVRFDPERGKAVTQKLDAKKALGGDASQNVALQDNDVLVVGRNLIGRITNFLTTITQPFFNVQSFLRFFDNFGGGGSN from the coding sequence ATGCGTGGATTCAGCGCCTTGTGTTGTGTCAGTCTTCAAGTAGGAGTTTTCTTAACAACACCTATCCAACTTGTTGTTGCCCAGCCCTTTCCACCTCAAGGACAATCACCAAGGCAACCCCCCTCGCCTGTTCCAGGTACTGAGTTTGTACCTCCAGGTGCAAATGACGAAATTTCTCCCCAACTTAGCCGCTACCTCTTGGGCCCAGGAGATATAATTGGCGTTGTGCTTCAGCGTCCTCCTGGCCCATACCGCTTAGGGATAGGAGATGGAATTAGCGTTTCGGTTCAGCGCTTTCCAGATTTGAGCTTTCAAGCTTTAATCAACCCAGAAGGTAATATTGTGGTGCCATTACTGGGAACAGTTTTCTTACAAGGTTTAACTTTGCAAGAAGCTCAAGAAAAAATTCGCTTGGGTTTAAATCGTTATGTAGTTGATCCAGTAATAGTTTTAGCTTTAGCAACGCAGCGTCAAGACTTCGGTTTTCAAGCTGTAATTAGTCCAGAAGGCAACATTGTAGTGCCGCAAGTGGGAACGGTATCATTACAGGGTTTAACCTTGGAAGAAGCTCAAGAAAAAATTCGCTTGGGTTTGAGTCGCATTTTCCCAGATCCAATCGTGGTAGTATCCTTGGCAGGAACGCGACCAGTTCAAGTTACCATTAGCGGGGAAATATTTAGACCAGGAATTTATCCGATTAATTCAACAACACCTCGTGTTGCTGATGCTTTGCTAATATCTGGTGGTTCAACGTTAAATGCAGACCTGCGACAAGTGCAAATACGTCGGAAGTTAATAGATGGTTCTGTGATTTCACAAACTATTGACTTATATGCAGCACTGCAAAATGGTGGTTCAATCCCTAATTTACGCTTACAAGACGGAGATGCAATACTCGTGCCCCGTCGTGAAGTTGGTAATGATGACGGTTATGACCGGAATTTGGTAGCACGTTCATCCTTGGCTGTCCCACAGATTAGAGTCAGGGTTTTAAACTATGCTGCGGGAGGTATTTCCATTCAAGCGCTGCCTAACGGCAGTACATTTGTAGATGCTTTGGGAGGAGTAAATCTGGACACTGCTAACCTCCGAGATATCGCTCTGGTTCGCTTTGATCCTGAACGAGGTAAAGCTGTTACTCAGAAACTTGATGCTAAAAAAGCTCTAGGCGGTGATGCGTCCCAAAATGTAGCACTTCAAGATAATGATGTTCTTGTTGTTGGTCGGAACCTCATCGGTAGAATTACTAATTTCCTGACTACCATTACCCAACCTTTCTTTAATGTTCAATCCTTTCTCCGATTTTTTGACAACTTCGGTGGTGGTGGTTCAAATTAG